A genomic segment from Micromonospora echinaurantiaca encodes:
- a CDS encoding transposase family protein, whose amino-acid sequence MQVITAAHLEWIFPFTGLQPAQFRKLVRLVAERGGDGIADGRPGRQWALDLADRVLLVATYWRTNLTMRQIGPLFGVSHSAAHRVIDTLAPLLALAPVRKRPVEQIAIVDGTLIPTRDHRLAARSKNYRYSTNLQVAIDASTRLVIAVGDPQPGNRNDTIVYRTSGIQEKLDGRPVMADGGHRGNPEVIIPYRKLADGSDLPAWKEALNVEHRTVRAGVEHALARMKCFKILRDYRRAAHTLTDAASGIAHLHNIILAG is encoded by the coding sequence GTGCAGGTGATCACGGCAGCCCACCTTGAGTGGATCTTCCCGTTCACCGGGCTGCAGCCCGCCCAGTTCCGCAAGCTGGTCCGGCTGGTCGCCGAGCGTGGCGGTGATGGCATCGCCGACGGCCGGCCGGGCCGGCAATGGGCCCTCGACCTGGCCGACCGGGTGCTGCTGGTGGCCACCTACTGGCGTACCAACCTGACGATGCGCCAGATCGGCCCGCTGTTCGGGGTGTCGCACTCCGCGGCGCACCGGGTCATCGACACCCTCGCGCCGCTCCTCGCACTGGCGCCGGTGCGCAAACGGCCGGTCGAGCAGATCGCGATCGTCGACGGGACTCTGATCCCCACCCGCGACCACCGCCTGGCCGCCCGGAGCAAGAACTACCGGTACTCGACGAACCTGCAGGTCGCCATCGACGCCAGCACCCGCCTGGTCATCGCCGTCGGCGACCCGCAGCCCGGCAACCGCAACGACACCATCGTCTACCGCACCTCGGGCATTCAGGAGAAGCTGGACGGGAGGCCGGTGATGGCAGACGGCGGCCACCGGGGCAACCCCGAGGTGATCATCCCGTACCGCAAGCTCGCCGACGGGAGCGACCTGCCCGCCTGGAAAGAAGCCCTCAACGTCGAACACCGGACCGTCCGAGCAGGGGTCGAACACGCTCTGGCCAGGATGAAGTGCTTCAAGATCTTGCGTGACTACCGCCGCGCCGCCCACACATTGACCGACGCCGCTTCCGGCATCGCCCACCTCCACAACATCATCCTCGCCGGCTGA
- a CDS encoding RNA polymerase sigma factor, which yields MEVQEARADGCGTAEFDAFYTATAVRVVGHVFAVYGDLADAQDVVQEAYAKAWQHWHKVSAYADPEAWVRVVAWRLAANRWRSARRRARAWARRGEPPPTPGPGPDRVAIVRALQQLPIKQRQVVVLHYLYGYPVAEIAESTGMPVGSVKAYLHRARARLAVAFGEGAGLEERSGDGFPAFP from the coding sequence GTGGAGGTGCAGGAGGCAAGGGCGGATGGGTGCGGCACGGCCGAGTTCGATGCGTTCTATACGGCCACGGCGGTGCGCGTCGTTGGTCACGTGTTCGCTGTCTACGGCGACCTGGCCGACGCCCAGGATGTGGTCCAGGAAGCCTACGCGAAGGCATGGCAGCACTGGCACAAGGTGAGCGCTTACGCCGATCCGGAGGCGTGGGTGCGCGTGGTGGCGTGGAGGCTGGCAGCCAACCGTTGGCGTAGCGCACGTCGCCGGGCGAGGGCTTGGGCGCGACGCGGTGAGCCGCCGCCAACGCCGGGGCCGGGGCCGGACCGAGTAGCAATCGTGCGAGCGCTGCAGCAACTCCCAATCAAGCAGCGGCAGGTTGTCGTCCTGCATTACCTCTACGGGTATCCCGTGGCGGAGATCGCCGAAAGCACTGGCATGCCCGTGGGCAGCGTCAAGGCATACCTCCACCGGGCCCGGGCCCGACTGGCGGTGGCGTTCGGTGAGGGAGCCGGGCTGGAGGAAAGGAGTGGTGATGGATTCCCCGCATTTCCGTGA